The following are from one region of the Stanieria cyanosphaera PCC 7437 genome:
- the gltB gene encoding glutamate synthase large subunit, with the protein MNNNQLPPQQGLYDPRFEHDACGVGFIVHMNGKKSHELVEQALTILVNLEHRGACGAETNTGDGAGILMQIPHKFFKKVAAQENITLPELGEYGVGMIYSSPDLVKREEGRKVFAEIVAEEGQQVLGWRNVPTDNSSLGNTAKSSEPFMQQVFIQRAPNLDEAAFERKLFVIRKRTHKAIRKELGDSFWYESSVSCRTIVYKGMLMTMQVGQYYPELHDPDLESALALVHSRFSTNTFPSWERAHPYRYIAHNGEINTLRGNINWMHARQSLFKSELFGEDMKKVQNLINIDGSDSSIFDNTLELLVLAGRSLPQAVMMMIPEPWTAHESMSDEKKAFYEYHSCLMEPWDGPASIAFTDGTMVGAVLDRNGLRPSRYYVTKDNLVIMASEAGVLPVAPEQVALKGRLEPGRMFLVNMEEGRIVADEEIKQAIVTEHPYREWLNRYLVDLASLPEAKVANDFAPVSSEDLTTTIQQQMTFGYTFEELRMLLKPMALNGVEAVGSMGSDTPLAVLSDKPKLLYDYFQQLFAQVTNPPIDSIREEIVTSPVTTIGAERNLLAPQPESCHLIKLKTPVISNEELLKLKHLNGDFKSITLPILFNPQEGVQGLEAAIDRICSEADRAITDGTSILILSDRGINKDNAPIPALLAVAGLHHHLIRGGTRTQVGIVLESGEPREVHHFAVLLGYGCGAINPYLAFATIEEMIQQGILTDVDHQTACKNYIKAVTKGVIKIASKIGISTLQSYRGAQIFEAIGLNQSVVDRYFAWTASRIEGADLEAIARETILRHRHAFPDREVNGHTLDVGGEYQWRKDGEAHLFSPQTIHTLQQAVRTGDYELYKQYAKLVNEQNQQRFTLRGLLEFKDREPVPLEEVEPIEAIMKRFKTGAMSYGSISKEAHESLAIAMNRIGGKSNTGEGGEDPERYTWTNEQGDSKNSAIKQVASGRFGVTSLYLSQARELQIKMAQGAKPGEGGQLPGKKVYPWIAKVRHSTPGVGLISPPPHHDIYSIEDLAELIHDLKNANREARISVKLVSEVGVGTIAAGVAKAHADVVLISGFDGGTGASPQTSIKHAGLPWELGLAETHQTLVLNNLRSRIAVETDGQMKTGRDVAIATLLGAEEFGFSTAPLVTLGCIMMRVCHLNTCPAGVATQDPILRKNFIGNPDYTVNFMKFIAQEMREIMASLGFRTLNEMVGRTDVLEAKQAVDHWKAKGIDLSKILYQPEVDSEVGRYCQIPQDHGLDKSLDLTLLLDLCKPAIEKGEKVKATLPIKNTNRVVGTILGNEITKRHWEGLPEDTIHLHFQGSAGQSFGAFVPKGVTLELEGDANDYLGKGLSGGKIIVYPDQKSTFVPEENIIIGNVAFYGATSGEAYIYGIAGERFCVRNSGVNAVVEAIGDHGCEYMTGGKVVILGKTGRNFAAGMSGGVAYILDEQGDFAIRCNTQMADIEPLDEEDREIVYQMIEKHEDYTKSQKAAKVLANWQEFAPKFVKVMPRDYKRVLLAIKQAIAEGLSGDDALNAAFEANASDVARIGGS; encoded by the coding sequence ATGAATAATAATCAACTGCCACCCCAACAGGGTCTATACGATCCTCGCTTCGAGCATGATGCCTGCGGTGTTGGATTTATCGTCCACATGAATGGCAAAAAATCTCACGAGCTTGTGGAACAAGCTTTAACGATTCTGGTTAATCTTGAACATCGTGGTGCTTGCGGTGCGGAGACAAACACAGGTGATGGAGCGGGTATTTTAATGCAAATACCCCATAAGTTTTTTAAGAAGGTAGCTGCCCAGGAAAATATTACTCTGCCAGAATTGGGAGAATATGGTGTTGGCATGATTTATTCTTCTCCCGATCTCGTAAAAAGAGAAGAGGGGAGAAAAGTATTTGCAGAAATTGTCGCCGAAGAAGGACAACAAGTTTTGGGTTGGCGTAACGTGCCAACGGATAACTCATCTTTGGGTAACACTGCTAAATCAAGCGAACCCTTTATGCAGCAGGTATTTATCCAACGCGCTCCCAATTTAGATGAAGCAGCCTTTGAACGAAAATTATTTGTCATTCGTAAACGGACTCATAAAGCAATTCGTAAAGAGTTAGGAGATTCTTTTTGGTACGAATCTAGTGTCTCCTGTCGCACGATTGTTTATAAAGGAATGTTGATGACAATGCAGGTAGGGCAATATTATCCCGAACTGCATGACCCCGATCTAGAAAGTGCTTTAGCTCTGGTACATTCGCGTTTTAGTACCAATACTTTTCCTAGTTGGGAAAGAGCGCATCCCTATCGTTACATCGCTCACAATGGGGAAATAAATACTTTACGAGGCAATATTAACTGGATGCACGCTCGCCAATCTCTGTTTAAGTCGGAGTTATTCGGCGAAGATATGAAGAAGGTGCAAAATCTAATTAATATCGATGGCAGTGACTCTAGTATTTTTGATAATACATTAGAACTACTGGTTTTAGCAGGGCGATCGCTTCCCCAGGCGGTAATGATGATGATTCCCGAACCCTGGACTGCTCATGAATCAATGAGTGATGAGAAAAAGGCGTTTTATGAATATCATTCTTGTTTGATGGAACCTTGGGACGGTCCAGCATCGATCGCGTTTACTGATGGCACAATGGTAGGGGCAGTATTGGATCGCAATGGTTTACGTCCTTCTCGCTATTATGTTACTAAAGATAATCTGGTAATTATGGCATCAGAAGCGGGAGTCTTACCTGTCGCTCCCGAACAAGTAGCTTTAAAAGGGCGTTTAGAACCAGGTAGAATGTTCCTGGTCAATATGGAAGAAGGAAGAATAGTTGCCGATGAAGAGATTAAACAGGCAATTGTCACAGAGCATCCCTATCGAGAGTGGTTGAATCGCTATTTGGTAGATTTGGCATCTTTACCCGAAGCAAAAGTAGCAAATGATTTCGCCCCTGTCTCTTCAGAAGATTTAACCACCACCATCCAACAACAGATGACCTTTGGTTATACTTTTGAAGAGTTGCGGATGTTATTAAAACCAATGGCTCTCAATGGAGTGGAAGCAGTAGGTTCGATGGGTTCGGATACTCCTTTGGCAGTGCTTTCAGATAAACCCAAACTTCTTTATGATTATTTTCAACAATTATTTGCTCAAGTAACCAATCCTCCTATCGATTCAATTCGGGAAGAAATTGTTACTTCTCCAGTAACTACTATTGGTGCAGAACGCAATTTACTCGCTCCTCAACCAGAAAGTTGCCATTTGATTAAATTAAAAACTCCTGTAATTAGTAATGAGGAACTGCTCAAACTCAAACATCTGAACGGAGATTTTAAATCAATTACGCTACCGATTTTATTTAACCCTCAAGAAGGGGTGCAGGGTTTAGAGGCAGCTATTGATCGCATTTGTAGTGAGGCAGATCGAGCCATTACCGATGGCACAAGTATTCTGATTTTAAGCGATCGCGGTATTAACAAAGACAATGCTCCCATTCCTGCTTTGTTGGCAGTGGCAGGGTTACATCACCACCTCATTCGTGGAGGAACTCGTACCCAAGTTGGCATAGTTTTAGAATCTGGTGAACCAAGAGAAGTTCATCATTTTGCCGTTTTACTGGGTTATGGTTGTGGCGCGATTAATCCTTATCTCGCTTTTGCTACGATTGAGGAGATGATCCAGCAAGGCATATTAACTGATGTTGATCATCAGACTGCTTGTAAAAACTATATCAAAGCAGTTACCAAAGGAGTAATTAAAATTGCATCTAAGATAGGTATTTCTACTCTACAAAGTTATCGCGGAGCGCAAATTTTTGAAGCCATTGGACTGAACCAATCAGTAGTAGATCGTTATTTTGCCTGGACAGCCTCCAGAATTGAAGGAGCAGATTTAGAAGCGATCGCACGTGAAACCATTTTACGTCATCGTCATGCTTTTCCCGACCGGGAAGTTAACGGACACACTCTAGATGTAGGCGGTGAATATCAATGGCGTAAAGATGGGGAGGCGCATTTGTTTAGTCCCCAAACCATTCACACCCTACAACAGGCGGTCAGAACAGGTGATTATGAACTTTATAAGCAATATGCCAAGCTGGTAAACGAGCAGAATCAACAACGCTTTACCCTCAGAGGATTATTAGAATTTAAAGACCGCGAACCAGTTCCCCTGGAAGAAGTAGAACCAATTGAAGCAATTATGAAACGGTTTAAGACTGGGGCAATGAGTTACGGCTCAATTTCCAAAGAAGCACACGAATCTTTGGCGATCGCGATGAATCGGATCGGTGGTAAATCCAATACAGGGGAAGGAGGCGAAGATCCAGAACGTTATACCTGGACAAACGAACAGGGCGATTCTAAAAACAGTGCGATCAAACAAGTAGCTTCGGGAAGGTTTGGTGTTACCAGTTTGTACTTATCCCAGGCACGAGAACTCCAGATCAAGATGGCACAGGGAGCAAAACCAGGAGAAGGAGGACAGCTACCAGGCAAAAAAGTTTATCCTTGGATTGCTAAAGTTCGTCATTCTACGCCAGGTGTGGGCTTAATCTCTCCCCCACCCCACCACGACATTTACTCAATTGAAGACTTGGCTGAATTAATTCACGATCTAAAAAATGCTAATCGAGAAGCAAGAATCAGCGTTAAATTAGTCTCGGAAGTTGGAGTAGGAACGATCGCTGCTGGAGTAGCCAAAGCCCATGCAGATGTAGTCTTAATCTCTGGTTTCGATGGTGGTACAGGTGCATCTCCCCAAACCTCGATCAAACACGCAGGACTACCGTGGGAACTTGGTTTAGCTGAAACTCATCAAACCTTAGTCTTAAATAACCTCCGTAGCCGAATTGCGGTCGAAACCGATGGTCAAATGAAAACTGGTCGTGATGTCGCGATCGCTACCCTACTAGGTGCTGAAGAATTTGGTTTTTCCACTGCGCCTTTAGTTACCTTGGGCTGTATCATGATGCGTGTTTGTCATCTCAATACCTGTCCCGCAGGAGTCGCGACTCAAGACCCTATACTGCGTAAAAACTTCATTGGAAATCCAGACTATACCGTCAACTTTATGAAGTTTATTGCCCAAGAGATGCGAGAGATTATGGCAAGTTTAGGCTTCCGTACCCTCAATGAAATGGTGGGGCGTACCGATGTGTTAGAAGCGAAACAAGCGGTAGATCATTGGAAAGCTAAAGGAATAGATCTTTCTAAAATCCTTTACCAACCAGAAGTTGATTCAGAAGTTGGTCGTTATTGCCAAATTCCCCAGGATCATGGTTTGGATAAATCTTTAGATCTCACCCTCTTACTCGATCTGTGTAAACCAGCGATTGAGAAAGGAGAAAAGGTTAAAGCAACCCTACCGATTAAAAATACCAATCGGGTAGTAGGAACAATTTTAGGTAACGAAATTACTAAAAGACATTGGGAAGGCTTACCAGAAGACACGATTCATCTTCATTTCCAAGGTAGCGCGGGACAGAGTTTTGGCGCATTTGTCCCCAAAGGAGTAACCCTAGAATTAGAAGGAGATGCCAATGACTACCTTGGTAAAGGTTTGAGTGGTGGCAAAATAATTGTTTATCCCGACCAAAAATCTACTTTTGTGCCAGAGGAAAATATTATTATTGGCAACGTTGCCTTTTATGGTGCAACTAGTGGAGAAGCTTATATCTATGGCATAGCAGGAGAAAGATTCTGCGTTCGTAACTCTGGTGTGAACGCTGTAGTTGAAGCCATTGGCGATCATGGTTGTGAATACATGACTGGCGGGAAAGTCGTGATTTTGGGCAAAACTGGACGTAACTTTGCTGCGGGTATGAGTGGCGGAGTCGCCTACATTTTAGATGAACAGGGAGATTTTGCTATTCGTTGCAACACTCAAATGGCAGACATCGAACCTTTAGATGAAGAAGACAGAGAAATTGTCTACCAAATGATCGAAAAACATGAAGATTACACCAAGAGTCAGAAAGCAGCTAAAGTTCTGGCAAATTGGCAAGAATTTGCTCCTAAATTCGTCAAAGTAATGCCTAGAGACTATAAACGAGTATTACTTGCTATTAAGCAGGCGATCGCGGAAGGCTTAAGCG
- a CDS encoding class I SAM-dependent methyltransferase: MFEQQPQTLREKVKSLATESINQANPSGWFEILYAEANGDSNQVPWAKNTPHPYLQDWLERYSPEGKGKSALVIGCGLGDDAEALAKQGFAVTAFDISPTAISWCQQRFPKSSVNYLVADLFALDQTWQHHFDLVYECRNIQALPLNVRSQVINTVASLVAEEGTLLIITRFRDDKNEPEGPPWALSEGELAQFRKSGLQEIRRDTFVEGTESIKHLRLQYRKVSL, translated from the coding sequence ATGTTTGAACAACAACCCCAAACTCTACGAGAAAAAGTCAAATCTTTAGCGACTGAATCTATTAATCAAGCCAACCCGTCAGGATGGTTTGAAATTTTATATGCTGAAGCGAATGGAGATTCAAATCAAGTTCCTTGGGCAAAGAATACACCCCACCCCTATTTACAAGATTGGTTAGAACGTTATTCCCCCGAAGGAAAAGGAAAGTCGGCTTTAGTAATTGGATGTGGTTTAGGCGATGATGCAGAAGCTTTGGCAAAACAAGGATTTGCTGTCACTGCCTTTGATATTTCTCCAACTGCAATTTCTTGGTGTCAACAAAGATTTCCTAAGTCTTCTGTTAATTATCTGGTTGCGGATTTATTTGCTTTAGATCAAACCTGGCAGCATCATTTTGATTTAGTTTATGAATGTCGCAATATTCAAGCTTTACCTTTAAATGTTAGGTCACAAGTAATTAATACAGTTGCCTCTTTAGTAGCTGAAGAAGGAACGCTCTTAATCATTACTCGTTTCCGCGATGATAAAAACGAACCAGAAGGACCCCCCTGGGCTTTGTCAGAAGGAGAATTAGCTCAGTTTAGAAAGTCAGGTTTACAAGAAATTCGTCGAGATACATTTGTAGAAGGAACGGAATCGATCAAACATTTGAGACTTCAATATCGTAAAGTGAGCCTATAA
- a CDS encoding transglycosylase SLT domain-containing protein → MPNSINSKIALVASLGLVSAFGSIVLISHWWRGQNQTNFVTTPTTSFGNELFSPVTAKASPSLDESRASFQLAARLIDQNQGQSALQKLQNLEQDYPLLAPYILLKQAKAQELAQETSQAQESLLKLVNSYPDSPATAEALYLLGKNNSDYWQQAIAKFPYHPRTHQIIHQLLEANPNQTKLMIVLVKYTPDAQGVDQIRERLVKEYADSLTPSDWQTIADHYWQKWDYGKAGKAYAKASVTSQNLYRAGRGYHLGGDKITAQKYYQQLIQQFPDTEDTAWGLRRLATIVDKQQAISYLDTVINKFPTQAGDALVEKAKILDSLNSNASAQQTRQLLLTKYTNSDAAAEYRWQIAQQYAQKNDLVAAWQWAQQIAINNPKHSLAPKASFWIAKWATKLGRSEDAKTAFESVLMRYPQSYYAWRSAVALGWNVGDFDTVRQLEPQVTKLSSNFVPTAGSEVFQELYQLGLKTEAWNQFRADLLNQEKLSVAEEFTYGLMELDQGKNLRGINRISELKEQEQPENQAEWQKLQQTPAYWQALYPFPFEDKILKWSEVRKLNPLLVTALIRQESRFEPEIESSAGALGLMQVMPETGKYVAQQIDLPNYSLTNPEHNINLGTFYLDYTHRKYNNNSMLAVASYNAGPNAVAKWVSRYGLEDPDEFVEQIPYQETKGYVESVFENYWNYMLIYNPEIAQLYQQISKS, encoded by the coding sequence ATGCCAAATTCCATAAATAGTAAAATTGCTCTAGTAGCTTCTCTAGGACTGGTATCAGCTTTTGGTTCAATTGTATTAATCAGCCATTGGTGGCGCGGACAGAATCAAACTAATTTTGTCACCACTCCAACGACTTCTTTCGGTAACGAATTATTTTCTCCAGTAACGGCTAAAGCTTCACCTTCTCTAGATGAAAGTAGGGCTAGTTTTCAATTAGCAGCCCGTTTAATTGATCAAAATCAAGGACAATCAGCCTTACAAAAGTTACAAAATTTAGAACAAGATTATCCTTTACTTGCCCCTTATATTCTGCTCAAACAGGCAAAAGCTCAAGAACTAGCTCAAGAAACCTCTCAAGCACAAGAAAGTTTGCTAAAACTGGTTAATAGCTATCCCGATTCTCCTGCTACAGCCGAAGCACTCTACTTATTGGGAAAAAACAATTCTGATTATTGGCAACAAGCGATCGCAAAATTTCCTTATCATCCCCGTACTCATCAAATCATTCACCAATTATTAGAAGCCAATCCCAATCAAACCAAATTAATGATTGTATTGGTTAAATATACTCCAGACGCTCAAGGCGTAGACCAAATTAGAGAGCGTTTAGTAAAAGAATATGCAGATTCATTAACTCCTTCAGATTGGCAAACTATTGCCGATCATTATTGGCAAAAATGGGATTATGGCAAAGCAGGAAAAGCCTATGCCAAAGCATCTGTTACCTCTCAAAATCTTTATCGCGCTGGCAGAGGTTATCATCTTGGTGGCGATAAAATCACGGCACAAAAATATTATCAACAACTAATTCAACAATTTCCTGATACAGAAGATACTGCCTGGGGTTTACGACGTTTAGCCACGATAGTTGATAAGCAACAAGCAATTAGTTATCTCGATACAGTAATTAATAAATTTCCTACTCAAGCTGGAGATGCCTTAGTCGAAAAAGCCAAAATACTTGACTCCCTCAACAGCAATGCCTCTGCCCAACAAACCCGTCAATTACTTTTAACTAAATATACCAATTCTGATGCAGCAGCAGAATATCGCTGGCAAATCGCTCAACAATATGCACAAAAAAATGATTTAGTTGCTGCTTGGCAATGGGCGCAACAAATTGCTATTAATAATCCCAAGCATTCACTTGCCCCTAAAGCTTCTTTTTGGATTGCTAAATGGGCAACTAAATTAGGACGCAGCGAAGATGCCAAAACAGCGTTTGAATCGGTTCTGATGCGCTACCCTCAATCTTACTACGCCTGGCGATCGGCAGTAGCTTTGGGATGGAATGTAGGTGATTTTGATACAGTACGTCAATTAGAACCCCAGGTAACTAAATTATCTTCTAATTTTGTTCCTACCGCTGGTTCAGAAGTGTTTCAAGAATTATATCAACTTGGATTAAAAACAGAAGCCTGGAATCAATTTCGAGCAGATCTATTGAATCAAGAAAAGCTTTCAGTTGCAGAAGAGTTTACTTACGGTTTGATGGAATTAGATCAAGGTAAAAATTTACGAGGTATTAATCGCATTAGCGAGTTAAAAGAGCAAGAACAACCAGAAAACCAAGCAGAATGGCAGAAATTACAGCAAACTCCAGCATATTGGCAAGCTTTATATCCTTTTCCTTTTGAAGATAAGATTCTGAAATGGTCTGAAGTAAGAAAACTAAATCCTCTCTTGGTAACTGCCTTAATTCGTCAAGAATCGCGATTTGAACCTGAAATTGAATCTTCTGCTGGTGCGTTGGGTTTAATGCAAGTTATGCCAGAAACAGGGAAATATGTGGCTCAACAAATCGACTTGCCCAATTATTCTTTAACAAATCCCGAACACAATATCAACCTCGGTACGTTTTATCTTGACTATACTCATCGTAAATACAATAATAATTCGATGTTAGCAGTAGCTAGTTACAATGCTGGACCTAATGCTGTAGCTAAGTGGGTATCTAGATACGGTTTGGAAGATCCTGATGAATTCGTCGAACAAATTCCCTATCAAGAAACTAAAGGCTATGTCGAATCAGTATTTGAAAATTACTGGAATTATATGCTGATTTATAATCCTGAAATTGCCCAATTATACCAACAGATTAGTAAAAGTTAG
- a CDS encoding IS5 family transposase (programmed frameshift), giving the protein MTYQQVKNLKATDFKRLYGVSPEVFKKMVTVVKAEKVWQKKTGRPSKLSTEDQILITLEYWREYRTYFHIAINWGINETTVLRIIRKIENILAKSELFNLPGKKVVRASNGTIETVVVDVSEHEIERPKKKQQCYYSGKQGYHTLKSQVLVDIKTKQIICTAYSKGKVHDFQIWKTSQIGIDKNIECLADKGYQGLKKIHVKSRTPLKKKKNQKLNKQEKQFNRKLAKQRIIVEHIHRCLKIFKILSSRYRNRRKRFCLRFNLIAGVYNYEIFLKNNL; this is encoded by the exons ATGACTTATCAACAAGTTAAAAATCTGAAAGCGACGGACTTCAAACGATTATATGGAGTCTCTCCAGAAGTTTTCAAGAAAATGGTAACAGTTGTAAAAGCAGAAAAAGTATGGCAAAAAAAGACAGGCAGACCTAGCAAATTAAGTACAGAAGACCAAATATTAATAACTCTGGAATATTGGCGAGAATATCGTACTTATTTTCATATTGCAATTAATTGGGGAATTAATGAAACAACTGTCTTAAGAATTATTAGAAAAATAGAAAATATATTAGCTAAATCGGAATTATTTAATTTGCCAGGAAAAAAAGTAGTTCGTGCTAGCAATGGCACAATTGAAACAGTAGTAGTAGATGTGTCAGAACATGAAATAGAAAGACCCAAAAAAA AACAACAATGCTATTACAGTGGTAAGCAAGGGTATCATACATTAAAGTCTCAAGTTTTGGTAGATATAAAAACAAAGCAAATAATCTGTACAGCTTATAGCAAAGGAAAAGTGCATGATTTCCAAATCTGGAAAACCAGTCAAATTGGCATAGATAAAAACATAGAATGTTTAGCAGATAAAGGATATCAAGGACTGAAAAAAATTCATGTTAAAAGTAGAACACCTTTGAAGAAAAAGAAAAATCAAAAATTAAATAAGCAAGAAAAACAGTTTAATCGTAAGTTAGCTAAACAAAGGATAATTGTAGAACATATTCATCGTTGCTTAAAAATATTTAAAATTTTATCAAGTAGATATCGAAATCGAAGAAAAAGATTTTGTTTGAGATTTAATTTAATTGCTGGAGTTTATAATTATGAGATTTTTTTGAAAAACAATTTGTGA
- a CDS encoding Lin0512 family protein has translation MTSERKRLIIEMGMGIDQHGQDPTVAAARAVRNAIAHNALPGVWEVVGLTHPNQMIVEVQVAVPYPEQVRQEEVIAVLPFGKKTLTVESGGMIVQGRAIAELNDKNDEMLIAVAAVTVLIESR, from the coding sequence ATGACTTCAGAACGTAAACGTTTAATTATTGAAATGGGGATGGGAATCGATCAACATGGTCAAGATCCTACCGTAGCAGCAGCCAGGGCAGTACGGAACGCTATTGCTCATAACGCCTTACCTGGGGTTTGGGAAGTAGTTGGTTTGACTCATCCTAATCAAATGATTGTTGAAGTCCAAGTAGCCGTACCTTATCCCGAACAAGTTAGGCAAGAAGAAGTTATAGCCGTCTTACCCTTTGGAAAGAAAACTCTCACGGTAGAATCAGGTGGGATGATAGTTCAAGGAAGAGCCATTGCTGAATTGAACGATAAAAATGATGAAATGTTAATTGCGGTAGCAGCCGTAACCGTTTTAATTGAATCTAGGTAA
- the stpA gene encoding glucosylglycerol 3-phosphatase, which yields MSAISNKHLKPQRCPLHQRSFSLDHQTLTQLLTERENILIIQDLDGVCMGLVKDPLARVIDKKYLEATQAFAGHFFVLTNGEHIGKRGVNLIVEKAFGNPDLIKEKGLYLPGLAGGGVQWQDCYGNVSHPGVSSAELAFLAEVPQQIEAYLQQILPDEPYNLAASQIDKLIQATVLDNPVSPTVNLNIFYEVLRKETESYRQLQQEIQRLLEKLLQKAQQKALENSFFVHYAPNLGRDAQGQERIELAQGQNSGTTDFQFMLRGAIKEVGVLVILNHYYYGQTGSYPLGKDFNARQAPRSQQALLDLIKDNFDPEIMPTIVGVGDTVTSKAEENNGQLEFCRGGSDRGFLELIQAIGREFQTENVTVYVDSSHGEVKNRKPLKLESWTNHDSGAPQTEWRIIEGPGDHRDTEDPLRLNVVFPGGYQQYLNFFQTAASQRVS from the coding sequence ATGTCTGCTATTTCAAACAAACATCTCAAACCACAAAGATGCCCTCTACATCAACGTTCTTTCTCTTTAGATCATCAAACTCTAACTCAGTTACTGACTGAACGAGAAAATATTCTCATTATTCAAGATCTTGATGGCGTTTGTATGGGTTTAGTTAAAGATCCTTTAGCCAGAGTCATCGACAAGAAATATTTAGAAGCGACTCAAGCTTTTGCAGGTCACTTTTTTGTCTTAACCAATGGAGAACATATTGGTAAACGAGGAGTCAATTTAATTGTTGAAAAAGCTTTTGGTAATCCTGATTTAATTAAAGAAAAGGGTTTATATTTACCTGGTTTAGCTGGTGGTGGGGTGCAATGGCAAGATTGTTATGGCAATGTTTCCCATCCAGGAGTAAGTAGTGCAGAATTGGCTTTTTTAGCTGAAGTTCCTCAACAAATTGAAGCTTATTTACAACAAATATTGCCTGATGAACCCTATAATCTTGCAGCAAGCCAAATTGACAAATTGATTCAAGCTACAGTATTAGATAATCCTGTTTCACCAACAGTTAATCTCAATATTTTCTATGAAGTACTGCGGAAGGAAACAGAAAGTTATCGGCAACTGCAACAAGAAATTCAAAGACTGTTAGAAAAATTACTGCAAAAAGCTCAACAAAAAGCTCTAGAAAACTCATTTTTTGTTCATTATGCTCCTAATTTGGGTAGAGATGCTCAAGGACAAGAAAGAATTGAGTTAGCACAAGGACAAAATTCGGGGACAACAGATTTTCAATTTATGTTGCGTGGTGCAATTAAAGAAGTGGGTGTTTTAGTCATTCTCAATCATTATTATTACGGTCAAACGGGAAGCTATCCTTTGGGAAAAGATTTTAATGCCAGACAAGCACCCAGATCTCAACAAGCATTACTTGATTTAATTAAAGATAATTTTGACCCTGAAATCATGCCTACTATAGTTGGGGTAGGTGATACAGTTACCAGTAAAGCTGAAGAAAACAACGGTCAACTTGAATTTTGTCGAGGTGGTAGCGATCGCGGATTTTTAGAATTAATTCAAGCTATTGGTCGAGAATTTCAAACTGAAAACGTGACTGTTTATGTTGATAGTAGTCATGGAGAGGTCAAAAATCGCAAACCACTTAAGCTAGAAAGTTGGACTAACCATGATAGCGGTGCGCCTCAAACAGAGTGGCGTATCATTGAAGGCCCTGGAGATCATCGAGATACGGAAGATCCACTGAGATTAAATGTGGTTTTTCCAGGCGGTTATCAACAGTACCTAAATTTCTTCCAAACCGCAGCTAGTCAAAGAGTTAGTTAA
- a CDS encoding YidH family protein, with product MNKTPKIDRQREHQANERTFLAWLRTSIALIGFGFAIARFGLFLRQLDVALTQQESKVHPFFNSENLGVALVIFGIVAIALAAWRYNRVYWQIERGNYRPNRLLIWIMTGVVMTLGFLSIPLLLLREQVNSLPNRSHPRNFN from the coding sequence ATGAATAAAACACCCAAAATTGATCGTCAACGAGAACATCAAGCCAACGAACGCACTTTTCTAGCTTGGCTACGTACTTCTATTGCTTTAATTGGTTTTGGTTTTGCGATCGCACGTTTTGGTTTGTTTTTGCGCCAGCTTGATGTGGCTTTGACTCAACAGGAATCTAAGGTACATCCCTTTTTTAATTCAGAGAATTTGGGTGTAGCTTTGGTTATCTTTGGCATTGTCGCGATCGCTTTAGCTGCTTGGCGATACAATCGAGTTTATTGGCAAATTGAACGAGGAAATTATCGCCCTAATCGTTTGCTAATTTGGATTATGACTGGTGTAGTAATGACTTTAGGTTTTTTGAGTATTCCTTTATTGCTATTACGCGAGCAAGTAAATTCTTTACCAAATCGTTCTCATCCTCGCAATTTTAATTAA
- a CDS encoding DUF29 domain-containing protein produces the protein MYSQDFIAWADQQALLLEQKRWEELDLVHLIEEVKDLGNRHRDALESQLTRLLMHLLKWKYQPQNRSTSWKATIREARKQIERLIKKHPVLKIHLEMTFLECYLNAREDASDETELSIDTFPLNCPFAVEQVCNRAFFPD, from the coding sequence ATGTATAGTCAAGACTTTATCGCTTGGGCTGATCAACAAGCTTTATTGCTAGAACAAAAGCGTTGGGAAGAACTAGATTTGGTGCATTTAATTGAAGAGGTTAAAGATTTGGGAAATCGTCACAGGGATGCCCTAGAGAGTCAATTAACTAGATTGTTGATGCACTTACTCAAATGGAAATACCAACCTCAGAATCGAAGTACAAGCTGGAAGGCTACCATTAGAGAAGCGAGAAAACAGATTGAAAGACTGATTAAAAAGCATCCAGTCCTAAAAATTCACTTAGAAATGACTTTTCTAGAATGTTATTTAAATGCCCGCGAAGATGCTAGCGATGAAACTGAATTAAGTATTGATACCTTTCCTCTCAATTGTCCTTTTGCAGTAGAGCAAGTTTGTAATCGAGCATTTTTTCCCGATTAA